Genomic DNA from Calditrichota bacterium:
GTCAATCAAAACGGCTGCATTCTCATCAAATCGGATGTAGGATCCATCCTGACGGCGAACTTCTTTCTTCGTGCGAACCACCACGGCTTTACTCACATCGCCCTTTTTAACGCTGCCCCCGGGAATGGCTGACTTAACCGTGACGACAATAATATCACCAATGCTGGCGTATTTCCTTCGTGTCCCGCCAAGTACGCGAATACACATGACCTTTTTGGCGCCCGTGTTATCCGCAACATTTAATTTCGTTTGTACCTGTATCATTTTTTTCCTCTTGCCCTTCTCAAAACAGCCAAAACCTGTTGTTACTTGGCCCGTTCAATAATCTCACTCAATCTCCAGCGCTTTTTCCGGCTCAAGGGTCGAACCTCCATCACTTTCACCACATCCCCGATATGCGATTCATTCTTTTCATCATGAACCATAAACTTCTTCGTCTGTTTGATATATTTCTTATAAAGCGGATGTTTCACAGATCGCTCGACCTTTATTACACGTGATTTATCCATTTTATCACTTACAACAGTGCCGATAATGATGCGACGATTTCCTCGTTTGTTTTCTGTCATTTTCACACCGATTCCTAATTACTTTCAGTATTTTCTGTTGCAATTTGCTCACGCTTGCCTGTTTCATATTCATGAATAACCGTTTCAAGGCGAGCAATGTCTTTTTTAACAAGTCTAATTCGCATGGGGTTGTTTAACTGGCCAAGGACCTTCTGAAACCGAAGGTTTGACAGTTCCTCCCTGGCATCCTCCAGGCGAATACGAAGTTCTTCAAGCGGCAATTCGTTTACTTCATACATTTTCATAATTACATTCCCACACTTTCTTCAGCCGTTATAATTTTTGTTTTAATGGGCAATTTATGCGATGCCAACCGCATCGCCTCTTTTGCCACATCTTCCGGCACACCCTCCAATTCAAATAGAATGCGGCCGGGTTTTACAACAGCTACCCAATATTCAGGCGCCCCTTTTCCTTTTCCCATTCGGGTTTCAGCAGGCTTTTTTGTAAAAGGTTTGTCGGGGAATATCCGTATCCAGAGTTTTCCTCCCCTTCGGACATGTCGAGTGATCGCTACACGCGCGGCTTCGATTTGCCGACTGGTAATCCAGGCAGATTCCAGAGCCTTTAGCCCGTAGCTTCCAAAACTTAATTTGGATCCACGGTAGGCTTTGCCTTTCATCCGGCCTCGCTGCACCTTTCTATATTTTACACGTTTTGGCATTAACATGAGTTACGTCACTCCTTTTGTTATCGAAATCGTCTTTACCTAAATTTCTCAGGCGCCTACAACCTCGCCTTTGCAAATCCACACTTTCACCCCA
This window encodes:
- the rpsQ gene encoding 30S ribosomal protein S17, whose translation is MTENKRGNRRIIIGTVVSDKMDKSRVIKVERSVKHPLYKKYIKQTKKFMVHDEKNESHIGDVVKVMEVRPLSRKKRWRLSEIIERAK
- the rplP gene encoding 50S ribosomal protein L16, with the protein product MLMPKRVKYRKVQRGRMKGKAYRGSKLSFGSYGLKALESAWITSRQIEAARVAITRHVRRGGKLWIRIFPDKPFTKKPAETRMGKGKGAPEYWVAVVKPGRILFELEGVPEDVAKEAMRLASHKLPIKTKIITAEESVGM
- the rpmC gene encoding 50S ribosomal protein L29; amino-acid sequence: MKMYEVNELPLEELRIRLEDAREELSNLRFQKVLGQLNNPMRIRLVKKDIARLETVIHEYETGKREQIATENTESN
- the rplN gene encoding 50S ribosomal protein L14, which encodes MIQVQTKLNVADNTGAKKVMCIRVLGGTRRKYASIGDIIVVTVKSAIPGGSVKKGDVSKAVVVRTKKEVRRQDGSYIRFDENAAVLIDDRLEPRGTRIFGPVARELREKEFMKIISLAPEVL